The sequence gaaaacaaacaaaaacactgatatcATTTCTCTGCTCATTTACGTGTCTGTATCAGCTAATTTAGCGGCTGATTAGTTAATGATAGTAGAGAGTCTGGTGTACAAGACTCAATGATGCTGATACTTAGTCACAGTCAATTTACACAGACCGCGGTGACCAAACACAGAACTCTCATTTTAGCTTTATTTTCCCATCGTTCGTTATCACTGTTACGCGGTCTGTTTGAAGagtaaaaataattcaaatgcaaacattctcctggaaaaaaacatgtcactaatAACTCACCTAACAAGCAGCGCTCCTCTGAATCTGCATCTCATTAAGTGTTGTTAGTTTTACAATTTTCGGGATCGTGTAGCCTGAGTGTTGGGGCAAATATGGAGCAGTGGTGATTTTTAAATAGTGTGCAGCTGTATTTATATCCATTTATCAAACGCTGTTTTCTCTGAAACACACTCTTTCTATCTTTATCCAATCTAAAGTTATACTCGGTCACAAAGGTTGAAAATTACTACACACTCACTGGCAACGTCTTTAATACAATTGTTCAGGTATTTGTTGTAAGGCAAATATCTCAGaaaaatcagccaatcacatggcagcgaGTCAGTGAATTAAAGTAAGAAGACATACATCGTAAAGAcgagctgctgaagttcaaactgagtaTCAGAATGACTTTGATTGTGGTTGTTGGTGCCCGAAACTTCTGATTTACAAAGGCAGGactattcaattacaaactcagcTGGGCCGTGTTTTCAAACCAAGAAATCTAGCAGGGCCAGACATTTTATGCCACCagtaagcagcaggtgatgacaaATTTAAAACGTACATCAACGAGTGCATTGCTATCAGACTACTGtaggaatctttgagggacagtgaaaaggTGTTTCTCTAGTTATTTCCCAGTAtttctggtggaaccacaggGAACTCGGCTACTAAGAAGTTGGCTATGGGCCGCCAATTTGAATATACTGGTACAAAGGTTTTCACTTGCATTCATCTCACAGATGTGAGTTTACAAAGAATAATCCGGAATAGTGAAAATATGCAGTGAGAGGAAATTTTCTGAGTGGAAATGGACATGAAAACTATTCAGTGGCACAATTTTGTGGCTCCCTCAGTTGTATCCGTGCAGTGACACTGACTGTTGGTGTTGGAAGCTGTGGAAAGCCAGTGAATGAGTGTTAATGTTAGGAGGACATGTCAGTGTGATCAGCAATGACCGTTAATCACAGTCAGCGCCTGTTGATATTATATTGGGGTACAGGGCTAAAAATAGCCTGCATTGTTTTGACTGTTGAGGCCATGAAATAGTGAAACCTAATCCCTGTTACATAACTGAATggagggtgtgtttgtgtgtgtgtgcgtgtgtgcgcgcgcgtgtgtgttaATATGCATGTGAACATGCACTCGGGCTATGCTAAAGACAAACAGAGCCGGTCGCTTGCGTGATATGGTGCTGGGAAGTAGAAAAAGCGGTAAAGATAGATGTGTAGCAGCAGGGAATTTTGTGAAAttatataaaagaaatatttatcTCCTGTATGTATGTTGACAACAAATGCTATATATGCAGTATTGtttaaagtaccttaaagggaagTTGAAGTCACTATTTTGttataaaagtcttaaagtgtctgtcatttaatgtaaaccaaaaagtaattttcagatatatgtacttaagttttcgaattcaaagtaaaaatattaaaaaaagtgaggagtttgCTGTATGTACAACTGTTCTACTTGATATTATATTCTGGGACCACATGATGGGTgactgtgtggagtttgcatgttcttcttctgcagGTTTCCTCTGGGTTTTCCAATTTCCTCAcagagtccaaaaacatgcagaggttaattggacactctaaattgaccataggtgtcagagtgaatggttgtttgtctgtatgttggccctgtgatggactaatgacctgtccaggttttACCTGACCTTTTACCACATGagagctgggattggcaccagcgtcctccaggaccctcatgtggaggataaagtggttgacaatgaatgaatgaatgaatgaacatatgTTCTGCTCAAAGGAGTGTGATGGCCCTAAAAATAAAGAGTTACAGCGACATCTAATGGTCAAATACCTGCATTACAGTGCAGAGGACAAAACCATCACAACTGCAAACAAATGTGATCATTGAATATGACAGTGtactttaatgtatttatttgtttattttttttttagttggtGCTTTGTTTCAACTTTAAGGGAAAATTCAGGCTTTTTGACACATGattaacactgacatttttgttgttacaTGAGCCGGCCCAAGGCAAAAAATATTTTgacatattaaagaaatctagatatcttAGATGTATATAAATAGTGTTgagtttaagttatttggttttattttgtagttaaTGCAATGTAAAGTGTTACATTGGTATTAATAATAGTCATACTGGGAGGGGGCCCCCAAATCAATTTCAgtttagggccccataaaggcttggacTGGCtctgtacacactgtacctttaaaataGACAATATATTTACAAGCCAATGAAAACGAATTTTTAATGACTTTCGAGGGCTAATAAACTATAATTTATATgatttttatgttaaaacaacATACTTTTGAAACATAATCCAagagcagctttaaataaacactgaaatgttcatttaatgGTATCTAAGTAAAAGTGCAGCACTAGAACTGacatacacaataaaaaaacttcTCTTCCTGTCCTGAGTCTGACTGACACTGTGGACGTGGCAATGCGGAAAACACGGAGAGAGGAGCGCGGAGATGCAGGCGCCTCCTCCGCAGACACGGCAGCGGCTCCGCTCTTCCACGTGGACCCTGTCATTGACCACAACACACTCCGGTCTCCGTGGCAGCCGGAGGGAGCAGAGCAGGCAGACGagggcggtgtgtgtgtgtgtgtgtgtgcgccgcCGCTGTTGCGCAGTGTAGACTGGGAGGTGCGCAGCTCAGGCAGCTCAGGAGTCAGGACAGTGCGGGAGCCGGGAGGGACTGAAGTGTGGAGTCTGATCCAGATGTGAACCTGTGTGAACCCGAATCCTTCCTGAATCCTTCTCACACGCGTTCACCATGCACACAGGTAGGCTCATCATCACCCTCTTACAGAGATGTGATTATGTTTCCTCGTCAgtgtctaataataataatactaataatgtgACAAACAACCTCACTAATCATTGTTCCAGTTGTCTGCGTGTATGATTGTGACGCTGCTGCTCAGGCTGTatgatgcagctgcagctgtgggtCATGTGAGGCTGCTGAAGCTGCAGTAATACCCTattcttctccttctgtctgGCATAAAGCAGCTCACTGTAACTGTGCACTGCCCACAgcacaaatgaaacacagagtTGTCTCAGTGGACTGGAGACAGTGGGACAGTGTGGATGggatatactgtacacataaaAGCCACTACGGAGGTTTTACTTCAGTCTACAATTAGGGATGGGATTCCGTATCGGTCACTGATACTAGTCTATctcatgcttcactatgcacagatgTAAATAagaatcagcaaaagcattttaggtGAGTCATTTTTGGGCTGTTCATTTCTTtacttctttttgggagaacacatttggagaattgtgtctttgaaatgactctgcacaagtgtgttgttaacagcttcatagttcataaatggtcaaCCATGACTGTATCgttagatactcgagtttgtaatatcggtatcagtatcgaacagaaaaaagtggtatcatgcgatgataccacttttttgtgtccaataccgatatcaaaCACtcctaccgataccgatattattccaatacagtcattttagaccatttaataacataataaatacaacataataacaaatattgttacacagtatttttatttaaattttaacagtcgtgaagcatgcgatatataggatttttggattgtattgcATTCTACATTATCCGACCCCGATAATTGTGGCTCGcaatattattatgattattttcaaatatataCATGTCTTCCAGTTGAGTGATTGTGTAATACTTATACTGTTTGATCATTCTAatattgctaaaacaacaaatctaatggtggtgTAAGACTTTTGCGCACATGTACTTTGGCAGAAAGATACTgttacattatttaattatattgcccttttagattagatttgttAAATTTGTTCTCCTCTCTTTTTATCTATATGTGTCTATGTCtatatgtgtaacatttatacatgtgtttatatttccTATGTGCACTGTGTACACGCGTTGAGCTCGTAACATGTGTTTCCTGTTAGGTGTGTTCATGGAGTCTCACCTGGACAAGTTTGTCCAGTTTGTCATTCGCTTCCTTCTGCTCACACACCTGTGCCTGTCTGCACCAGGTCTACCAGGAACACAAAGGTGAACCCTACAATCGTGTTGCCAAATTATTCTTTCACCTTTATTGTtgctatgtaaaaaaaaaaaaacatgaatgtaaaataaaagaggctttttttcccccacatttcATTTGTGCTGTAATATCTTTTGTTATGAATCTCacagagaagaagcagcagagctccactctcctcctgcagcactTCACAATCCCTTTGGCTCTGGGGAGGAGGAACGCAGGTGAGTAATGCATTCTGTTGTTATGGAGGAAACAGCTAATGTCAATTATCAGTGTGTGGACTTTGGCTGCTGTGTTGTTGGAACGATGGGGACTGAAGATTACATGAGCAATAACGCTGCTTCCAAGCTGAACTGTGAGAAACGTTTCCCTTCACGTCTTTGTTATTGAATTTCCCAGCCCATGTTGTAAGTCACAGTGTACTTTGGTACTGGCTAATATTCATCACGTTCACTGGCATGCACAGCGCACTCAGGACACTTTGAGTCCGACTATAACTACCACATTGTCTGGGTGTGTCTTTAGTTGTGGTTTTAGTTATTTGAGTTATTagttaatgtcatgtaaatgaatCGACTGAGATGCACTGCTCTTGGCTGCTTCTCAGCATACAGAGTGCACATACCACATACCATGTAAACCTGTAAATCTGACTAAAATtgatacctggataatgtgattcatagtccgattagtcctgcatgtatacacttaatcagactggagttggacttctggcattctgtgcatgcaccaaaatttcctcccggATCTGAAGCAGAAGGATACGGCgcataaactgcagtactgttgcggAACAGTATATACGCCAGCTGCGTCTTTCTTCGGACAACTCAGCAACCACAAGAACCATGCTTTATCTAATTTGTGTCATGATTAatatgtacagcaggtacgaaacatacagaaatacaaTATGGTCCATCTcagcgtttgtgtttgtttgtttttctgtgacataaaggtcaacagaaaactgatttaataaacactagcttatagagagatacagcgccacctacacagccaataaatcaatatttactACGGGCCTTAGCTCTTTTAAACTGTGCGTGTGAAcatactgactgactgatgtttAAGTACCTCAACCCTTTATAAATTGACTCCCAGTGTATTTCTGACCTCAGGTTGCTGCAGAGTTACATTCAGTCCACTCTGAAGGTCGATGGCCAAGGAGGACCTGAAATCAACTCCAGGGAACAAGGTAGACACAGTATCGCCACCTGCTGGTGTGACATCTCTATATACTGTGCCAGTATATAGAGATGTATGCTCTGAccatcaaatacacacactttcattttcaattcaTTATGTAATGAAGTACgtgtctgtgtattttttaaaggtacagtgtgtaagaattagtgacatctaatggcgagactGCAAATTGCATCAAACAGACGACTCCACTCACGCCTCCCTTTCACCGCgggaaactatggtggcctttgcaaaccagaaaggatgttgttcatCTTCTTTTGTGTTGTAAGCTTCTgcttaaaatgcaaaatgcatgcACTAGCTTGTTTGTCCTTTcgagctgctgtagaaacatggaggcataagacaaataaaaagcttattcttaggctacgaaaaccaaatgatttttctttattttacagcaattacACACCTGTGCAAACATTGTTGTGGCTAATTTATCCAATGTCTGCCAACAACAGAcactcctaaatgttacacactggacctttaaggtgaCAAAGAGATTCTTAAgacttatttttcattttgtgattCTGTGATAGGACATTTTTGTTGTGCACCATCAGGtatcaacaacataaaaactatgcttgtgtgtgtgtgtgtgtgtgtactttttctTATTGCATGGCACACATGTCCTGTTTTGTGTCAGAGGTGTTCTTCTTGTGTCATCTCTATGACTACGATCGCAGCGGGCTGTTGGATGGCTTGGAGGTAATGAAGCTACTCTCGGACTATAACTCCCATCATGCACCAGGAAAACAGCCCAATGAGTTGGTGAGAAGTGGCTGTGTGTGCATCAGTGCATTAATGTTGATGTTACTGAATATCCAGTTTATCTGACTTGTGTATCTCTCtccctatgtgtgtgttttctgagcTCAGGTGGTGTCCATGGTAGATTACTTACTTCAGACTCAGGATCTCAACCAGGACGGTCTATTAGCTCCTTCAGAGCTGCTGTCTCCCTCATTACCttacacacaggtacacacacacacacttttatccAACACACATGGTATAAGAAAAGCGTGggggaagtgatttgtttcacatCAAGACAAAtggagacaacagcaacattgtgcgagtaaagtgagacagctgcaaacagggtTAGCatatgagtgaaaacacaaagaagcgcccACACaatgtttcagaagtggattctacttcTCTACTTCTACAGATGATGTGACATTGTGTCTGTTCACGAGCGGTGCTTTTCCACGATGCAGTTCTAGCGCTATGCGGCTCAGCACAGCTTGACTCTGCACAGTTTGGGTACCAAAcatttccattactatagtgcGGCTGCGCACAACtcttttcagtgtactgaatcattagagtcagttaattaaaaagattagttcagcacttcctgtatgaccagagcacagactctgtctgacacagagtttagacatttccttgctgattggagattaacgcatgttttcaggatttgaaAGTCTTGTGACCAAagaccaatcagtgaccggcagtctgttgacgtcacattttagtatcggctcagctcgcttggaacctcgtcagagcaggcattaaaaaagtaccaggtaccaggtactattgctaatggaaaagtaGATTTGAGCTGTGCCGAGTcgagtcatgctagaactggaatgtggaaaagtgccaaaagaCCAAACAATGATTGTAGTTATCAACAACAATATCCACTGTgctgacccctaaagggagaagccgaaggAAGAAGACGTACTGTAGCTTTAAtctgattatttacacctgtaatttgactgtgacctgtcaaatgGTCCATTAAGTTGGTGTCCAGAAAATAATATGATGTGGATGGTGCCGTTACACTTTAcaatcagttttaacatcataatgagaTGTTTAATTGAAAAAAGTTGCCGCTGTGCAATAAGTTTTTTGAAGTGCTCatgttgttttagtttagtgAACTGTTACTGGTTAACCTCACAGCATCTTTTGTGGCTGACTGCAGTGACGTTACATTCTACTTTTATCCTCAAAGGACTCCGGCACCAACAAAGTAGGTCATCAGGAGCACGAGGAGGTAGTGGAGGAGAAGTTGTCAAACCCCGGCACTGACGAGAAAGAGGAAGACAACGTTCAGCCTCAACATGAAGTTGAAGAAGATGAACTCATGAAGCAATTAAGTGAAAATAATGGACAAGCTCCAGCAGCTGATCAGGGTGATCAGGGTGATCAGGGTCATCACCTGGACGTTCCTGTACATCATGGGCAACCAGAGATATGAatgctcgctcacacacacgaTGGATTAATCTCAATAACCGGGGAgaataaaatgttcatttccTCAAAAGGATCtgaatttttacaaaacatttttgttaaacatAGAATGTGATGATCAATCACAAGGAGAAGTCTTCCTGTCAACTAATCAAATTCTTTACTGATACAAGCATATTCAGAGTTGTATAAGGGACAAATGTCCTGAATTTGAGATGCATTATATTCCTTATTATTAGAATGTAAACCAGCAACAAAATTATGAAAGCTATTGTACTGCATTTGAATGTTTAGTATGCCGTTTAAATACTCTggaaggtttgttttttgtagacACTGTTACAAATTATTACAGACAACACTGGTCGTCCGTAataattttcttaaaaaaaagaaaagaagtttAAATTGCACATCATATTGTATCATAGTGGCCAAGCCTCACACTATTTCGATGtagtattttatttgacaagTATTACAATGTTGAGTGTGTAACAAATTATGAAGCTGCAGAACAGTACTGTATTCCAAATGAATAAGCTTTACTGTAATTTAATAAACTGTAACAAGGCTacaagatctttttttttagcctgtATTTGCAAACTGacaatgttttgtttgcagTCTGACAGGTTCACTACTTTCTAaattctgtttgtctttttaagcATTTGTGGATTTATACAATTggagaaaataaagcaaatattacCCCTCCCCCCCACTGTCATTCGTTCACAGGTTCAGTCTGGCCTCGCCTACAAAGTTTCTTACCTTAATCTAGATTCTAAAGTCacatgttatttttagtttacGTCCAGTGATCCAGGGATGCATCAACATGTAGACGAGAGGAGCTGGGGATCAAACCACAACCCTCTGGCTAGAAGGTGACCCACTGTACTGATGCGCGGCTACCCTGATTCATCCTTGGGGTCCTTTCACAGTTTttcaacttcttcttttttttgatcatTCTGGTTGTGTTAATGCATACACGGTTCATGTTTGGTGTAATATCTTTAAATTCTAACTTATGTTCCCATACACTGTACGTCATTATActgcatgtttcagatgtttccctgcgctaacacacctgattcaaatagtcagctcatTAATTACCTCTGCAGAAGCCTGTTAACGAGTCATTCAttggaatcaggtgtgctgAAGCAGGGAAACATGCAGGCTACTGTACACTGTTGTGTTGAACAGTGTGAGTGATActtctttaaaatgaaatgtattctATTTTACCTGCACTTTGCAGTCCTTTAACTTCTATTTTTGGTGTGCCTGAAGAATGTCCACATTTCACCAACAGGTAACAGAGATCTATCTCTTTTGGCTGGCAGACATATTTTACTTCACTGGAAGGATATAAAGCCTCCCTTTCTTAATTTTTGAATAAAAGATGtattgtttttcacacacaaattaaGTATAGTAATAAGGGGGTGCTTTGATAACTTTTATAAAACTTGGAATGCCATCCCCTCCGTTCCCTCCCACTTAAAAATAACCACTGGCGGGGTAAAGCGTCTTGTTGTTGCTAGGCAACGGAATAGGACGCAAACATGGCGGAGAGCATGCAGAGTACGGGTTAGTTGGACGTTCACCTCTACTTTgaaatgttcatgttcataCAACAGTAAGAGAAAGTGACGTTacctttttttgtctgtctctgtctccgaGTCAGATGACGTCATGGCGGCTGACGTCCTCATCCTCCACAAGAAGATCACAGCTGCTTTTGAAGCGTTTGACTACAACACGAGCAGCGCAGTTGATGTGCGGTGAGCTGCTGCAATCTGCACACTTTCATTTACtaatgtccacttccaaaaactgcTATAGGAACATTACAGATaacatttttttctgcataAATCTCTAAAACAATTTAGCCCTGTTCAAAACCACCAAACATTCAATAACTTTAAGGATTATTTGTGTAGCATCAGATATAGAAATGTTCATAATGAAGCCTGACGGTTAATAATATAAGTGTTT is a genomic window of Solea senegalensis isolate Sse05_10M linkage group LG7, IFAPA_SoseM_1, whole genome shotgun sequence containing:
- the cgref1 gene encoding cell growth regulator with EF hand domain protein 1; translated protein: MHTGVFMESHLDKFVQFVIRFLLLTHLCLSAPGLPGTQREEAAELHSPPAALHNPFGSGEEERRLLQSYIQSTLKVDGQGGPEINSREQEVFFLCHLYDYDRSGLLDGLEVMKLLSDYNSHHAPGKQPNELVVSMVDYLLQTQDLNQDGLLAPSELLSPSLPYTQDSGTNKVGHQEHEEVVEEKLSNPGTDEKEEDNVQPQHEVEEDELMKQLSENNGQAPAADQGDQGDQGHHLDVPVHHGQPEI